From one Luteipulveratus mongoliensis genomic stretch:
- a CDS encoding ABC transporter permease has protein sequence MRSTLSPPVDASGRSAGDQVEDGQNAGKDRSGAVDLTIARHVPWSKRLRRDRTMLLLVLPGFLYFVVFHYVPLLGNVIVFKDYQPYLGIQGSPWVGLDNFQIFKDPEFLSALGNTVKFALIQLVLFFPAPIGLALMLNSLVGTKVRRFVQSVVYLPHFIGWVILVSIAQQLLGGAGLVPHLLGSLGLPQVDVMSSEGFFPWLLALQVIWKDAGWGTIIYLAAILNIDQEQYEAAAIDGANRWRRLWHVTLPGLMPVTILLFILNLGTILSVGFEQILLQRDAVGAGASEVLDTYVYIHGVVDGDWGTSAAVGLAKGVVGLAMILGANKLAHRLGHDGVYQR, from the coding sequence ATGAGATCGACTTTGTCGCCGCCGGTCGACGCCTCTGGGCGGTCGGCCGGAGACCAGGTGGAGGACGGGCAGAACGCCGGGAAGGACCGTTCCGGTGCAGTTGACCTGACCATCGCCCGGCACGTCCCGTGGTCCAAGCGGCTGCGGCGCGACCGGACGATGCTGCTGCTCGTCCTGCCCGGGTTCTTGTACTTCGTGGTCTTCCACTACGTGCCGCTACTGGGCAACGTCATCGTCTTCAAGGACTACCAGCCCTATCTCGGCATCCAGGGCAGCCCGTGGGTCGGCCTCGACAACTTCCAGATCTTCAAGGACCCGGAGTTCCTGTCGGCGCTGGGCAATACGGTGAAGTTCGCACTGATCCAGCTGGTGCTGTTCTTCCCGGCACCGATCGGGCTCGCGCTGATGCTCAACAGCCTGGTCGGCACCAAGGTGCGCCGGTTCGTGCAGTCGGTGGTCTATCTACCGCACTTCATCGGGTGGGTGATCCTCGTGTCGATCGCCCAGCAGCTGCTCGGGGGTGCGGGGCTGGTCCCGCACCTGCTCGGCTCGCTCGGGCTGCCGCAGGTCGACGTGATGTCGTCCGAAGGCTTCTTCCCCTGGCTGCTCGCGCTCCAGGTGATCTGGAAGGACGCCGGCTGGGGCACGATCATCTACCTCGCCGCGATCCTGAACATCGATCAGGAGCAGTACGAAGCCGCCGCGATCGACGGCGCGAACCGGTGGCGACGCCTCTGGCACGTCACGCTGCCTGGGCTGATGCCGGTCACGATCCTGCTGTTCATCCTCAACCTCGGCACGATCCTGTCGGTCGGGTTCGAGCAGATCCTGCTCCAGCGGGACGCCGTCGGCGCCGGCGCCTCAGAGGTGCTGGACACGTACGTCTACATCCACGGCGTGGTCGACGGCGACTGGGGTACGAGCGCGGCTGTCGGTCTCGCCAAGGGTGTCGTCGGCCTCGCCATGATCCTCGGCGCCAACAAGCTCGCCCACCGACTCGGACACGACGGGGTGTACCAACGATGA
- a CDS encoding hydroxyacid dehydrogenase, with product MTERLVLGLAMRPGLQHRLFTEDAWVRLAAVATVDPNETVTSFDPDVQQGIADIDVLVTGWGSPALTASALSAMPRLRAVVHAAGSVKPHLPEDFWRHHIPVSSAADANAIPVAEYTLATIILANKAILPIADRYRQERAHRDWDALYPRMGNYRKRVGVVGASKIGRRVLALLQQLSVEVVVADPYLDPDAARAMGAELMDLDDLVASSDVVSLHAPDIPETQHLMNARRLASMRAGATLINTARGALVDHDALVEELQTGRINAVLDVTTPEVLAADSPLYDLPNVLLTPHVAGSLGTELARLGDSAVVEVERLAHGLPMLTEVDADQLGRSA from the coding sequence ATGACTGAACGGCTTGTTCTCGGGCTCGCGATGCGACCCGGTTTGCAGCACCGGCTCTTCACGGAGGATGCCTGGGTACGGCTGGCCGCTGTCGCGACCGTCGATCCCAACGAGACGGTGACCTCTTTCGATCCCGACGTGCAGCAGGGGATCGCGGACATCGACGTGCTCGTGACGGGATGGGGTAGCCCCGCCCTCACCGCGAGTGCGCTCAGCGCGATGCCGCGGCTTCGTGCTGTCGTACATGCCGCCGGATCGGTGAAACCCCATCTGCCAGAAGACTTCTGGAGACACCACATCCCGGTCAGCTCGGCCGCTGATGCCAATGCGATCCCGGTGGCGGAGTACACCTTGGCGACGATCATCCTCGCCAACAAGGCCATCCTGCCGATCGCGGACCGTTATCGGCAGGAGCGCGCCCATCGCGACTGGGACGCGCTCTATCCGCGAATGGGCAACTACCGCAAGCGTGTTGGGGTCGTCGGCGCATCGAAGATCGGACGGCGTGTGCTGGCCCTGCTGCAGCAGCTGTCGGTCGAGGTGGTGGTCGCTGATCCCTACCTCGACCCCGATGCCGCTCGTGCGATGGGCGCCGAGCTCATGGATCTCGACGACCTGGTCGCCTCGAGCGATGTCGTCAGCCTCCACGCGCCCGACATCCCCGAGACGCAGCATCTGATGAACGCCCGGCGCCTCGCCTCCATGAGGGCCGGAGCCACATTGATCAACACTGCGCGTGGCGCGCTCGTGGACCACGACGCGTTGGTCGAGGAGCTCCAGACGGGTCGGATCAACGCCGTGCTGGACGTGACGACGCCGGAGGTGCTCGCCGCCGACTCTCCGCTGTACGACCTCCCGAACGTCCTGCTCACACCTCACGTCGCGGGGTCCTTGGGCACCGAGCTCGCCCGTCTGGGTGACTCTGCGGTCGTGGAGGTCGAGCGCCTGGCGCACGGCCTGCCGATGCTGACCGAGGTCGACGCAGACCAGCTCGGACGCAGCGCCTGA
- a CDS encoding carbohydrate ABC transporter permease — MTTSTRPVTPVTLRKSTGRPPWMERPSRIGLAFKVIALVVVCFLVIYPFLNIVATSFATEQEITRSDGVITLFPHHPTLEAYRAIFEGGVVTRALMVSIGVTVIGTALNMIFTVTMAWGLSRPIVAGRFVLTTVLLTMLFGAGIIPNFLLVKALGLYDSYAALVLPGLISAFNFLVLRNFFMNIPQELIDSARIDGAGEFSILIRIVLPLSKAVLAVVALFYAVSHWNAFFNAMLYLSDTEKWPLPLVLRLYVLQGQQVGVDSGGVAEAVPSIQAIQMAVVVVALVPILLVYPFLQRYFTKGVLTGAIKG, encoded by the coding sequence ATGACGACCAGCACCCGACCGGTCACGCCGGTCACTCTGCGCAAGTCGACCGGACGTCCGCCGTGGATGGAGCGACCGAGCCGAATCGGCCTGGCCTTCAAGGTGATTGCTCTGGTGGTCGTCTGTTTCCTGGTGATCTATCCGTTCCTCAACATCGTCGCCACCAGCTTCGCGACGGAGCAGGAGATCACGCGCTCAGACGGTGTCATCACGCTCTTCCCGCATCACCCGACGCTCGAGGCGTACCGCGCGATCTTCGAGGGCGGTGTCGTCACCCGCGCGCTCATGGTGAGCATCGGCGTGACCGTCATCGGCACGGCGCTCAACATGATCTTCACAGTGACGATGGCCTGGGGCTTGTCCCGGCCGATCGTCGCGGGCCGATTTGTCCTGACCACGGTGCTGCTGACCATGCTGTTCGGGGCCGGGATCATCCCGAACTTCCTGCTGGTCAAGGCGCTCGGTCTCTACGACAGCTACGCGGCTCTCGTCCTGCCGGGCCTCATCAGCGCGTTCAACTTCCTGGTCCTGCGCAACTTCTTCATGAACATCCCCCAGGAGCTCATCGACAGCGCTCGCATCGACGGAGCAGGGGAGTTCTCGATCCTGATCCGCATCGTGCTGCCGCTGTCGAAGGCCGTGCTCGCGGTGGTCGCGCTGTTCTACGCGGTCAGTCACTGGAACGCCTTCTTCAACGCGATGCTCTACCTCAGCGACACCGAGAAGTGGCCACTGCCACTGGTGTTGCGCCTCTACGTCCTGCAGGGGCAGCAGGTGGGTGTCGACAGCGGCGGTGTCGCCGAGGCAGTTCCGTCCATCCAGGCGATCCAGATGGCCGTGGTCGTCGTCGCCCTGGTCCCGATCCTGCTGGTCTACCCGTTCTTGCAGCGCTACTTCACCAAGGGCGTTCTCACCGGCGCCATCAAGGGCTGA
- a CDS encoding DUF2264 domain-containing protein codes for MNHPPATPFLPPTNRVQSSRTGWTRDHWEALADHLLNSLAPWASPSGALISPPGRASWSGLRSDGLEGFARSFMLASFRLAHGGSDELAERYAAGLVAGADPDHPDAWPRLTDCSQQLVEAAAVAIGLHESRARIWDQLDDRERALVVDWLAGFVGARTWDNNWVLFQVVVEEFLASVGGPFDRGEIDSGLDRIENWYVGDGWYTDGPGQNFDNYNGWALHLYPLLWARIADATGDVDTATRRGAYQERLKRHLQDAVHLFGTDGAPVHFGRSLAYRIGCLAPFWLGELEGCSPLEPGATRRLASGAARHFVERGVPDHRGLLTLGWYDTFLPATQPYSGPGSPYWASKGFLGLLLPPDHPVWTAPERAVPLDLADQQVTLTAPGQLVQATHHDGIVRLLNHGSDHLPLPDETTSLQPPEADPHYGRLAFSSRTGPETDAHEALDNQLILRAPDGARTAPTQIRRLGTGERYARSCQQAPHPIDTDRLCRLETASVVHGSIEVRVHRVDAPAGCTTLAGGYAIASHSPLETGHSAAGLPWALARRADGLTSLVIGLHGWDTASIRNSMGTNAFGPHSATPYLQSAPGPDTPTTTVAAVVLTGDACWPDALARSISARVQGDQVRIRFPDDREVILAVGSEDHDMTCVWLSPDGPEVQR; via the coding sequence ATGAACCATCCGCCCGCCACACCCTTCCTGCCACCGACCAACCGGGTGCAGTCCTCGCGCACCGGGTGGACCAGGGACCATTGGGAGGCGCTGGCCGATCACCTGCTGAACTCCCTGGCGCCCTGGGCCAGTCCGAGCGGTGCACTGATCAGTCCACCCGGCCGCGCCAGCTGGTCCGGGCTGCGCAGCGACGGGCTCGAAGGCTTCGCCCGATCGTTCATGCTGGCCTCGTTCCGGCTCGCGCACGGTGGCTCCGATGAGCTGGCCGAGCGGTACGCCGCCGGTCTCGTCGCCGGCGCGGACCCCGACCATCCGGATGCCTGGCCACGCCTGACCGACTGCTCCCAGCAGCTCGTCGAGGCGGCCGCGGTCGCAATCGGCTTGCACGAGAGCCGTGCTCGCATCTGGGACCAGCTTGATGACCGCGAACGTGCTCTGGTGGTCGACTGGTTGGCCGGCTTCGTCGGCGCACGCACCTGGGACAACAACTGGGTGCTCTTCCAGGTCGTCGTCGAGGAATTCCTAGCCTCCGTCGGCGGCCCGTTCGACCGCGGTGAGATCGACAGCGGACTGGACCGCATCGAGAACTGGTATGTCGGCGACGGCTGGTACACCGACGGCCCCGGGCAGAACTTCGACAACTACAACGGCTGGGCGCTGCACCTCTATCCGCTGCTGTGGGCACGAATCGCCGATGCGACCGGCGACGTCGACACGGCGACTCGCCGGGGCGCGTACCAAGAGCGGCTCAAACGGCACCTTCAGGACGCGGTGCATCTGTTCGGGACCGACGGCGCGCCCGTGCACTTCGGACGGTCACTGGCCTACCGGATCGGGTGTCTCGCACCGTTCTGGCTCGGCGAGCTCGAAGGCTGCTCACCGCTCGAACCCGGCGCGACCCGACGGCTGGCATCAGGCGCGGCGCGGCACTTCGTCGAGCGTGGCGTGCCCGACCACCGCGGCCTGCTCACCCTGGGTTGGTACGACACGTTCTTGCCCGCGACCCAGCCGTACTCCGGCCCGGGCTCGCCCTACTGGGCCAGCAAAGGCTTCCTCGGCCTACTTCTCCCACCGGACCACCCGGTCTGGACCGCGCCCGAACGCGCAGTGCCACTCGACCTCGCCGACCAGCAGGTCACCCTCACCGCACCCGGCCAGCTGGTCCAGGCGACCCACCACGACGGCATCGTCCGGCTCCTCAACCATGGATCGGATCACCTTCCACTACCTGACGAAACCACGAGTCTTCAACCACCAGAAGCGGATCCGCACTACGGACGCCTGGCCTTCTCCAGTCGTACGGGCCCGGAGACCGATGCTCATGAGGCGCTGGACAACCAGCTGATCCTGCGCGCGCCGGACGGAGCGCGTACGGCCCCGACGCAGATCCGACGGCTCGGCACTGGCGAGCGCTACGCCCGCTCCTGCCAGCAGGCGCCCCACCCCATCGACACCGATCGGCTCTGCCGGCTGGAGACCGCCAGCGTCGTGCACGGGTCGATCGAGGTACGCGTCCATCGCGTCGATGCGCCCGCCGGCTGTACGACACTCGCGGGCGGGTACGCCATCGCGTCGCACTCTCCGCTGGAGACGGGCCACAGCGCCGCAGGGCTTCCGTGGGCGCTCGCCCGGCGGGCGGACGGCCTCACATCCCTTGTCATCGGCCTGCATGGCTGGGACACCGCATCTATCCGAAACTCCATGGGCACCAACGCTTTTGGTCCGCACTCAGCCACGCCGTACCTCCAGTCCGCACCTGGCCCGGACACGCCCACCACGACCGTCGCCGCCGTCGTCCTGACCGGCGATGCCTGCTGGCCCGACGCACTCGCACGGTCCATCTCCGCCCGCGTCCAGGGCGACCAGGTGCGGATACGCTTCCCCGATGACAGGGAGGTGATCCTCGCGGTGGGCTCGGAGGATCACGACATGACGTGCGTCTGGCTCTCACCGGACGGCCCGGAGGTGCAGCGATGA
- a CDS encoding LacI family DNA-binding transcriptional regulator has protein sequence MTTRPGRRRSAGRGTADGPVTIADVAREAGVSAATVSRTVNGNYPVAAATRERIESAMHSLGYTVNAHARALAGSSSRIVGIVVNDVVDPFFGYITRGVQQESAERNLLCLVCSSQGRPERELAYVELLIQQRADVVVLVGGSYDDADYVAKMARHARSLASLGSVLTLCGRPSLGTDAPVVSVDYDNEGGAFAATDHLLNAGHRRILYLGGPTELSTTRHRVAGHRRALEARGITPDPELIRTGAFGRRWGQEHLHEALDAGLDFTAVFAANDLLAAGVYQAVREAGLQIPQDLSIIGYDDMPVSVELTPALTTVRVPLEELGRSAVRAALDSLREDDPMVRSRDKDTLGTHVVVRDSVGPPRNAG, from the coding sequence ATGACGACACGGCCCGGCCGCCGACGCTCCGCTGGGCGGGGCACCGCCGACGGTCCTGTCACGATCGCCGACGTCGCCCGCGAGGCCGGCGTCTCAGCCGCCACCGTGTCCCGGACTGTCAACGGCAACTACCCAGTGGCAGCAGCGACGCGCGAACGCATCGAGTCCGCGATGCACAGCCTCGGCTACACCGTCAACGCCCACGCCCGTGCCCTCGCCGGGTCGAGCAGCCGCATCGTCGGCATCGTGGTCAACGACGTCGTCGACCCGTTCTTCGGATACATCACGCGTGGCGTCCAGCAGGAGTCCGCCGAGCGCAATCTCCTGTGCCTGGTGTGCAGCTCGCAGGGTCGTCCGGAGCGTGAGCTCGCCTATGTCGAGCTGCTGATCCAGCAGCGCGCCGATGTCGTCGTACTCGTCGGCGGGTCGTACGACGACGCCGACTACGTGGCCAAGATGGCCCGGCACGCGCGGTCGCTGGCGTCTCTCGGCTCCGTGCTGACCTTGTGCGGTCGACCGTCGCTGGGGACGGACGCGCCCGTCGTGTCCGTCGACTACGACAACGAGGGTGGCGCCTTCGCAGCGACGGACCACCTCCTGAACGCCGGCCATCGCCGCATCCTCTACCTCGGTGGGCCGACCGAGCTGTCCACGACCAGGCACCGGGTCGCGGGCCATCGACGAGCGCTCGAGGCACGGGGCATCACGCCCGATCCCGAGCTGATCCGCACGGGTGCGTTCGGACGTCGGTGGGGGCAGGAGCATCTCCATGAGGCCTTAGACGCCGGGCTGGACTTCACTGCCGTCTTCGCGGCCAACGACTTGCTGGCCGCCGGCGTCTACCAGGCCGTCCGCGAGGCCGGGCTCCAGATCCCGCAGGACCTGTCGATCATCGGGTACGACGACATGCCGGTCTCCGTGGAGCTCACGCCCGCGCTCACCACGGTCCGAGTCCCCCTCGAAGAGCTGGGACGATCCGCCGTACGCGCCGCCCTGGACAGTCTGAGGGAGGACGACCCGATGGTCCGATCCCGAGACAAGGACACGTTGGGCACCCACGTCGTCGTACGCGACTCGGTCGGCCCTCCCCGCAACGCCGGCTGA
- a CDS encoding hydroxyacid dehydrogenase: MTHRSIDASSRAMHSPASGDVPNVLVAMSPRVLDDVLTASSRRRLAQVAHVLPIRPVRDLLAPDLAATLGESDVLLSGWGCPPITGEVLAAAPRLQAVVHAAGTVKGLVSPEVLASGLQVSTAAAANAVPVAEFAFASIVLARKRAFQLDGHYQQHALRDLEPVGDLGTHGITVGVVGASRIGRLVLQRLATLDATVLLFDPHVSAEEASRLGARRVELDELFGRSEVVTLHAPALPETHHLVNAARLALMPDRGVLINTARGSLVDHDALLPEVTSGRLDAVLDVTDPEPLPPTSPYYDLPNVVLTPHISGALGNERARLGEAAVAEIERLVAGLPMQHLVHLDDLSRIA; this comes from the coding sequence GTGACGCACAGATCCATCGATGCCTCGTCCAGAGCGATGCACTCGCCCGCATCCGGAGACGTGCCCAACGTGCTCGTGGCCATGAGCCCGCGGGTCCTTGACGACGTACTGACCGCATCGAGCCGTCGGCGCCTGGCTCAGGTCGCGCACGTCCTCCCGATCCGGCCCGTACGAGACCTGCTGGCCCCGGACCTCGCCGCGACCCTGGGTGAGAGCGACGTCCTCCTGTCCGGCTGGGGCTGCCCGCCCATCACCGGTGAGGTTCTGGCCGCGGCGCCACGCCTGCAGGCCGTGGTGCACGCGGCTGGCACGGTGAAAGGGCTCGTCAGTCCCGAGGTGCTCGCGTCCGGTCTCCAGGTCTCGACCGCCGCAGCCGCCAACGCCGTACCAGTGGCCGAATTCGCTTTCGCATCAATCGTTCTCGCCCGCAAACGGGCCTTCCAGCTGGACGGGCACTACCAGCAGCACGCCCTGCGCGACCTGGAGCCGGTCGGCGACCTCGGTACGCACGGGATCACCGTCGGCGTCGTCGGCGCCTCCCGCATCGGGCGCCTGGTCCTGCAGCGCCTGGCCACCCTCGATGCCACGGTCCTGCTGTTCGATCCGCACGTGAGCGCTGAGGAAGCGAGTCGTCTCGGTGCGCGCCGGGTGGAGCTCGATGAGCTGTTCGGCCGCAGCGAGGTCGTCACGCTCCACGCCCCGGCACTGCCCGAGACCCATCACCTGGTCAACGCTGCGCGGCTGGCGCTGATGCCGGACCGCGGCGTCCTCATCAACACCGCGAGAGGGTCACTGGTCGACCACGACGCGTTGCTGCCCGAAGTCACCTCGGGCCGCCTCGACGCGGTCCTTGACGTCACCGATCCGGAACCCCTACCGCCGACATCTCCGTACTACGATCTGCCGAATGTGGTTCTCACTCCACACATCTCGGGCGCACTCGGCAACGAGCGCGCCCGCCTCGGGGAGGCCGCGGTCGCCGAGATCGAGCGCCTGGTCGCCGGACTTCCCATGCAGCATCTCGTGCACCTCGACGACTTGAGCCGCATCGCATGA
- a CDS encoding Gfo/Idh/MocA family protein has product MSPQTLRIVMNGVTGRMGYRQHLVRSILAIRDAGGVDLGDGRRVQVEPVLVGRNEDKLAAIAKEHQVNEWTTDLTKALASSPDIYFDAQVTSQRYTAIKQAIAAGIHVYTEKPTAETLDEGIELSRLARDAGVQVGVVHDKLYLPGLVKLKRLVDSGFFGEILSVRGEFGYWVFEGDWQQAQRPSWNYRAEDGGGIVVDMFCHWSYVLENILGRVTGVTAKAVTHIPERADEQGRTYKATADDAAYAIFELEGGVIAQVNSSWAVRVFRDELVEFQVDGTHGSAVAGLRNCVTQHRANTPKPVWNPDLPVTEPFRDQWSAVPDNADLDNGFKAQWEQFIKSVLGEGDHPYDLLAGARGIQLAELGLRSSAEGRRLEVPEIAL; this is encoded by the coding sequence ATGTCACCGCAAACCCTGCGCATCGTGATGAACGGCGTCACCGGACGCATGGGCTACCGACAGCACCTGGTCCGCTCGATCCTCGCGATCCGTGATGCGGGCGGCGTCGACCTCGGAGACGGTCGACGCGTGCAGGTCGAGCCCGTGCTGGTCGGGCGCAACGAGGACAAGCTCGCTGCGATTGCCAAGGAGCACCAGGTCAACGAGTGGACGACCGACCTGACCAAGGCACTCGCCTCCTCGCCGGACATCTACTTCGACGCGCAGGTCACCTCGCAGCGCTACACCGCGATCAAGCAGGCGATCGCCGCCGGCATCCACGTCTACACGGAGAAGCCGACCGCCGAGACCCTTGACGAAGGCATCGAGCTCTCTCGCCTCGCGCGCGACGCAGGGGTTCAGGTCGGTGTCGTGCACGACAAGCTCTACCTGCCTGGACTCGTCAAGCTCAAGCGTCTCGTCGACTCCGGGTTCTTCGGCGAGATCCTTTCGGTACGAGGCGAGTTCGGCTACTGGGTCTTTGAGGGAGACTGGCAGCAGGCGCAGCGTCCGAGCTGGAACTACCGCGCCGAGGACGGCGGCGGCATCGTGGTCGACATGTTCTGCCACTGGTCGTACGTCCTGGAGAACATCCTCGGCCGCGTGACCGGCGTGACGGCAAAGGCTGTCACCCACATCCCGGAGCGCGCGGACGAGCAGGGCCGGACGTACAAGGCAACGGCCGACGACGCGGCGTACGCGATCTTCGAGCTGGAGGGCGGCGTGATCGCCCAGGTGAACTCCTCGTGGGCTGTGCGGGTCTTCCGCGACGAGCTGGTGGAGTTCCAGGTCGACGGCACCCACGGCAGCGCGGTCGCCGGCTTGCGCAACTGCGTGACTCAGCACCGCGCGAATACGCCCAAGCCCGTGTGGAACCCGGACCTTCCTGTCACGGAGCCGTTCCGCGACCAGTGGTCGGCTGTCCCCGACAACGCCGACCTGGACAACGGGTTCAAGGCGCAGTGGGAGCAGTTCATCAAGTCCGTGCTCGGCGAGGGCGATCACCCGTACGACCTGCTCGCCGGCGCACGTGGCATCCAGCTGGCGGAGCTGGGACTGCGCAGCTCGGCCGAGGGCCGTCGTCTTGAGGTCCCGGAGATCGCGCTGTGA
- a CDS encoding LacI family DNA-binding transcriptional regulator: MRLAAERRAAILRTARLRGSVRVTEVAEALGVSTVTIRRDVTALVDEGVLERVHGGATLAPDPDQPAAGPRRALRATIGLVVPSATYYYPAVIRGAEAAAAAQGVRLVLAISNYYESEERRQVSRLIEIGVDGILLATSKAPDDDAELTRWVGSVPVPTVLIERQADVDAGVDVEHVRSDHAAGARLAIRHLVELGHSAVALASQEGTPTARWLFEGYRQAVARGMIADGIDPILLPPADAVPELRAAALTEVLDRCEQHGIRAVLVHNDKDAMDLVRIAAARGLRVPDDLAIVAYDDEVAALCDVPLTAVAPPKREVGRLGVELMMQRLTQADHSVSQRISLLPRLIVRSSCGGDASSSSDR, translated from the coding sequence ATGAGGCTGGCAGCCGAACGCCGGGCGGCGATCCTGCGGACCGCACGCCTGCGCGGATCCGTGCGCGTGACGGAGGTCGCCGAGGCGCTCGGTGTCTCCACCGTGACGATCCGGCGGGACGTCACGGCCTTGGTCGACGAGGGCGTCCTCGAGCGGGTGCACGGTGGTGCGACGCTCGCCCCGGACCCCGACCAGCCGGCCGCCGGTCCGCGTCGAGCGCTGCGCGCGACGATCGGGCTGGTGGTGCCGTCCGCGACGTACTACTACCCCGCGGTGATCCGCGGCGCGGAAGCAGCGGCAGCAGCCCAGGGCGTACGACTCGTGCTAGCCATCTCGAACTACTACGAGTCCGAGGAGCGCCGGCAGGTGTCCCGGCTGATCGAGATCGGTGTCGACGGCATCCTTCTGGCCACGAGCAAGGCACCGGACGACGATGCCGAGCTGACCCGCTGGGTCGGGTCCGTCCCGGTCCCGACCGTGCTGATCGAGCGCCAGGCTGACGTGGATGCCGGCGTGGATGTGGAGCACGTCCGCAGCGATCACGCCGCCGGCGCTCGGCTGGCGATCCGGCACCTGGTCGAGCTCGGTCACTCCGCCGTGGCACTGGCCTCGCAGGAAGGCACGCCGACGGCGCGGTGGCTCTTTGAGGGCTATCGCCAGGCGGTCGCCCGCGGAATGATCGCCGACGGGATCGACCCGATCCTTCTACCGCCGGCGGATGCTGTCCCCGAGCTCCGGGCCGCGGCTCTGACCGAGGTCCTGGACCGGTGCGAGCAGCACGGCATCCGCGCGGTGCTCGTCCACAACGACAAGGACGCGATGGACCTGGTCCGGATCGCGGCGGCGCGTGGTCTGCGGGTGCCCGACGACCTGGCGATCGTGGCGTACGACGACGAGGTGGCCGCGCTCTGCGACGTCCCGCTCACCGCGGTCGCCCCGCCCAAACGGGAGGTGGGGCGTCTCGGTGTCGAGCTGATGATGCAACGCCTCACGCAGGCTGATCACTCGGTGTCGCAGCGCATCTCCTTGCTGCCGCGCCTCATCGTGCGATCGTCGTGCGGCGGCGACGCATCGTCCTCTTCTGATCGATAA